A genomic region of Aspergillus oryzae RIB40 DNA, chromosome 1 contains the following coding sequences:
- a CDS encoding uncharacterized protein (predicted protein) — translation MARWPLAWTANVPSTSRLFHFLLITFVFSLSVRADDDTTLIPTAASDSFPACALSCSILQQAQTGCVPPTAVSSDRATYVSCFCQSSLITQLHNSADGTCADTCTNADDRTKLQIWYSDFCSSGGQNKGTTASESSAAASPSSSTSASTTKSQNSYPAPKSWWSTHYQWVIMVIVLAVGFTAITIVGVWLKRRHDAKYPNLYHAGSGSNSGSNSGLLYSRGQNTSPGPKQPGQFMPAPSPVNHDEYANTDSVASSSRTEVAAPGPRPSRLQRTPQSADVGDIETREVTR, via the exons ATGGCACGTTGGCCGTTGGCCTGGACTGCCAATGTCCCGTCGACATCGCGACTCTTTCACTTCCTCCTGATTACCTTCGTTTTTTCGCTTTCCGTCCGTGCCGACGATGACACCACTCTGATACCTACCGCCGCATCCGATAGCTTCCCTGCGTGCGCCTTGAGTTGTTCCATTCTCCAACAAGCCCAGACTGGCTGTGTACCTCCGACGGCCGTATCGAGCGACCGCGCGACCTATGTCTCTTGCTTTTGCCAGTCGTCGTTGATCACCCAGCTCCATAACTCCGCGGACGGGACATGCGCCGACACTTGCACGAACGCAGACGACCGCACGAAATTGCAAATATGGTATAGCGACTTTTGCTCCTCTGGGGGCCAAAACAAGGGTACTACTGCTTCAGAGAGCAGTGCCGCGGCGTCGCCCTCATCGTCAACATCAGCGTCTACCACCAAATCGCAAAATAGCTATCCCGCTCCTAAATCCTG GTGGTCGACACATTACCAATGGGTTATCATGGTAATTGTGCTAGCCGTTGGATTCACTGCAATCACCATCGTGGGAGTGTGGCTTAAGCGCCGCCATGATGCGAAATATCCCAACCTCTACCACGCAGGGAGTGGCAGCAACAGCGGTAGCAACAGCGGCCTCCTTTATAGCCGTGGTCAAAACACCAGTCCCGGCCCGAAACAGCCGGGCCAATTTATGCCGGCTCCAAGCCCGGTGAACCATGATGAATATGCTAACACAGATTCCGTGGCCAGCAGCTCTCGCACCGAAGTTGCCGCTCCCGGACCTCGTCCATCACGTCTCCAAAGGACCCCGCAGTCCGCGGACGTAGGCGATATTGAAACTCGCGAAGTAACACGGTGA
- a CDS encoding uncharacterized protein (predicted protein), which produces MSNEVSNFCVDISEPGHRHHKHFVARPMDNDPATRLAFRAMFYTKLGERVEMYPQSEKYDKKLLMQVNTLFDVLKGMPLAVVQVEGDEVVMANVGLGASLEQIIATPRRFLSIQKSADPRLSKFISPGDFTDGS; this is translated from the coding sequence ATGTCGAACGAGGTATCAAACTTTTGTGTTGATATAAGCGAACCTGGTCACCGACATCACAAGCACTTTGTTGCGAGACCGATGGATAACGACCCAGCGACGAGATTGGCATTCCGTGCTATGTTCTACACGAAATTAGGAGAACGCGTGGAGATGTACCCTCAGTCAGAAAAATACGATAAGAAGCTTCTTATGCAGGTGAATACGCTTTTTGATGTTTTAAAAGGTATGCCCCTAGCTGTGGTACAAGTGGAAGGGGATGAAGTCGTCATGGCTAATGTTGGTCTAGGCGCATCACTTGAACAGATCATCGCAACTCCTCGACGCTTCTTGTCAATTCAAAAATCAGCCGATCCACGATTGAGCAAGTTCATTTCTCCCGGTGACTTTACAGATGGGAGCTGA
- a CDS encoding uncharacterized protein (predicted protein) — MTRNSTIDEVTFVTILWVCQTISFFFVAIRLALQYHVDRKWHTSDIMILVAWLFSLGNGITWSAVYKQMYQVISLAKNSTIDFSEVPANIGWMQRRYLNGQLSAYLISFTGLWLIKLSFVFFFRQLGNRYRAQQILWWVVLVLVIGCYGGTLGCLDYKCEMSSLEYSIEVCATAGAMHSQQVRLRVATTLDILSDAAIIILSGNVMWRARVNLTRKLALIGVSFLTAFIIIIALLRLFLSVSDMSIIDPIWLGFWNALEICVGELTPLKRRLL; from the exons ATGACTCGTAACTCTACTATCGATGAGGTTACATTTGTG ACCATTCTCTGGGTCTGTCAGAccatcagcttcttcttcgtcgccaTCCGACTCGCTCTCCAATACCATGTTGACCGCAAGTGGCACACCAGTGACATCATGATCCTGGTGGCATGGCTGTTCTCCCTGGGCAATGGAATTACTTGGTCCGCCGTCTACAAGCAGATGTACCAAGTGATATCTCTCGCCAAAAATTCGACAATTGATTTCTCCGAAGTGCCAGCTAATATTGGGTGGATGCAAAGGCGGTATCTTAACGGACAGCTCTCTGCCTACTTGATATCATTCACCGGTTTATGGTTGATCAAGCTATCATTTGTGTTTTTCTTCCGGCAATTGGGAAATCGATATCGTGCACAACAGATCCTCTGGTGGGTAGTTTTGGTACTCGTCATTGGCTGCTATGGGGGGACACTGGGCTGCCTGGACTATAAGTGCGAGATGAGTTCCCTAGAGTACAGTATTG AGGTTTGCGCGACCGCCGGTGCGATGCACTCCCAACAGGTCAGGTTGAGGGTAGCCACGACTCTAGACATCCTGTCGGATGCAGCCA TCATTATTCTTTCCGGTAACGTCATGTGGAGGGCTCGAGTGAACCTGACCAGAAAGCTTGCCTTGATCGGAGTCAGTTTCTTGACGGCGtttattatcatcatcgcGCTATTACGACTATTCCTCAGTGTATCAGATATGAGCATCATAGACCCAATCTGGCTAGGCTTCTGGAATGCGCTTGAAATCTGTGTGGGTGAGTTAACTCCGTTAAAGCGACGGCTGCTGTGA
- a CDS encoding uncharacterized protein (predicted protein): MHAILCLGATHLSLVTPDGSKYTTLAVTHRGQALRTLGSQLAKGDQCSKTELDLMLATVYALTFQANYMADGLFDFAIMVRGCSIITRRILNKYKRSDMFTLLTSDLIITNIVPQLPLTPYADSEDLNRSIETLESIEPLLLSDSHRNAYSALLNTYNALKRSERDGFVAFTGFYDDWGRMSNREFMEFLDPGNYVSRILFLHYVVVSIMLQPVFRILRKPRMLVFPKDELPLLQRGVYIYECLPSEIGLTQ, encoded by the exons ATGCACGCAATCCTATGCCTAGGAGCCACTCATCTCTCCTTAGTTACACCAGACGGAAGTAAATACACAACTCTAGCCGTCACCCACCGCGGCCAGGCGCTGAGAACGCTAGGCAGCCAGCTAGCCAAAGGAGACCAATGTAGTAAAACCGAGCTCGACCTAATGCTAGCAACAGTATACGCGCTCACATTCCAAGCCAACTACATGGCAGACGGACTATTCGATTTCGCCATCATGGTCCGCGGCTGCAGCATCATAACCCGGCGGATCCTGAACAAATACAAAAGAAGCGACATGTTCACATTGCTCACGTCAGATCTTATCATTACCAACATCGTGCCACAGCTTCCTCTCACGCCATATGCTGATAGTGAGGATCTCAACAGATCCATTGAGACATTGGAAAGCATCGAACCATTGTTACTGAGTGACAGTCACCGCAATGCTTACAGTGCTCTGTTGAATACGTATAACGCATTAAAACGCTCGGAGCGCGATGGCTTCGTTGCTTTTACGGGGTTCTATGATGATTGGGGCAGGATGAGTAATCGCGAGTTCATGGAGTTTCTTGATCCGGGGAATTATGTCTCGCGTATTCTGTTTTTGCATTATGTGGTGGTGTCGATTATGTTGCAGCCGGTGTTTCGGATCCTGAGGAAACCGAGGATGTTGGTGTTTCCGAAGGATgagctgccgctgctgcagAGGGGGGTTTATATTTATGAGTGCTTGCCTTCTGAG ATTGGATTGACACAATAA
- a CDS encoding uncharacterized protein (dehydrogenases with different specificities (related to short-chain alcohol dehydrogenases)): MQPVQNRYIVPLTHSLRHPLIQEKTILLPPGGSVNTREGSLRIHRADTIAFPIVTGSARGIGKAIALRLASDGYSVCINDIPGAMDEIVRVVDEINATSTPEATSSSRPRAIGIAADVTSPSAVEAMVRESVEKLGPLTLMVANAGIAQIKHLLKVTEADIDEVFSVNFKGVFNCYTHAARQMIAQGDPQSAAGVGMYKIVGASSIVGFRAFGALGIYSASKWAVRGLTQAMAMEMAPHKITVNAYAPGVVGTRMWDKIDEELGTIEGRAKGETREVYSNKAALGRTSEPEDVAGLVGGFLASQDSDFVTGQTMLVDGGIVFS; the protein is encoded by the exons ATGCAGCCAGTGCAGAACCGGTACATCGTCCCCCTCACGCACTCCCTCCGGCACCCACTCATTCAGGAAAAGACAATCCTCCTGCCCCCAGGAGGTTCCGTTAATACCCGGGAAGGGAGCCTGCGAATTCACAGAGCTGACACAATCGCTTTTC CTATTGTCACCGGCTCAGCGCGTGGGAT TGGCAAAGCGATTGCCCTTCGCCTTGCAAGCGATGGCTATTCAGTTTGCATTAACGATATCCCTGGTGCAATGGATGAAATCGTCAGAGTTGTCGATGAAATCAATGCCACGAGCACCCCAGAAGctacctcttcttctcgtcccCGGGCGATCGGTATAGCTGCCGATGTGACCTCACCTTCCGCGGTAGAAGCGATGGTCCGAGAATCAGTGGAAAAGCTTGGTCCGTTGACCCTGATGGTTGCAAACGCGGGCATCGCGCAGATAAAACACCTTCTCAAGGTTACcgaagccgatatcgacgaGGTGTTCTCGGTAAACTTCAAGGGTGTGTTCAACTGCTACACCCACGCGGCCCGCCAGATGATCGCGCAGGGTGATCCGCaatctgctgctggggttggAATGTACAAGATCGTAGGGGCCTCATCTATCGTCGGTTTCAGAGCGTTTGGGGCGTTGGGAATCTATTCGGCCAGTAAGTGGGCGGTTCGGGGATTGACACAggcgatggcgatggagatggcACCACACAAGATTACGGTCAACGCATATGCGCCAGGGGTGGTGGGAACGAGAATGTGGGATAAAATCGACGAGGAATTGGGGACGATCGAGGGCCGAGCGAAAGGGGAAACGCGAGAGGTATATTCAAATAAGGCGGCTTTGGGGCGAACGAGTGAGCCGGAGGATGTGGCTGGATTGGTTGGAGGGTTCCTGGCGAGTCAGGACTCGGATTTTGTGACAGGACAGACGATGTTGGTTGACGGTGGTATAGTCTTTTCTTAA
- a CDS encoding uncharacterized protein (predicted protein) — protein sequence MELDDESHQMSDLLDSKNLSDQSDKECESQFSVKVHRSLRTRITEWYSGWRYTLALASFASVIVLAFNLGFVTWAAVHHTVKKGRGTLHEGNCEKVQHMSTGLHFSINILSTSLLGASKYCMVCRDLLCSSCTAGFAEKDIDRAHGKSRWLDIGVPSVRNLRLVSRKRAVLYNSTIFAITSANSYWVFTALEGFLKQDVQNSTSVNEDTATDVLNRLRAEAQNGTLQRLDISQCVNAYATDFQIIYGSLILVTNDTDQSQSVAQQTTFLPQENMRTSASAPYQWICSAQAQVKEHTCSQLLSDVKDQVSKNSWYVDRYRVGYCLAERPPQRCKLEYSVPLAIIVIVFNLVKAIIIGYTAASATKKPILTTGDAVASFMQKPDEFTRGQCLLSRESVKTRPCRTSYKSSTFNSTPKRWHAAVSVKRYLLGLISYTVAIIICIGLLIFGVLSMRDKTNTWTMGLGAIKTQTLITGTRWVTSLISNVLVANTPQLLFSMIYFTFNAIFTAMTLAAEWSRYANHRKGLRVSGPPEVAQPSSYFLSLPYRCAVPALTFSALLHWLLSQSIFVVGIESYTGNLQRDPTRDFITCGYSPPAILSAILVGVAMVVWLVGFSFRRLESGMPVAGSCSLAIAAACHPTLRVKGDEYVDEEGKLGAEQMKVQWGVIYVDADGEGHCSFSSEEVGVPEDGKIYR from the exons ATGGAGCTGGACGATGAATCCCACCAAATGTCCGATTTACTCGACAGTAAAAACTTGTCCGACCAAAGCGATAAAGAATGCGAGTCACAGTTCTCCGTAAAAGTTCACAGATCATTGCGAACGCGAATAACCGAGTGGTATTCCGGATGGAGATATACTCTTGCGTTGGCGTCGTTTGCGAGCGTCATCGTCCTGGCATTCAATCTCGGCTTTGTTACATGGGCTGCTGTGCACCATACAGTAAAGAAAGGCCGGGGCACTCTGCACGAGGGAAATTGTGAGAAAGTGCAGCATATGAGTACGGGCCTGCATTTTTCTATCAATATTCTCAGTACGAGTCTATTGGGCGCAAGCAAGTACTGCATGGTCTGTCGAGatcttctctgttcttcatGCACGGCTGGATTTGCTGA GAAAGATATAGACCGTGCCCACGGTAAGAGCAGGTGGCTCGACATAGGTGTTCCCAGTGTCCGAAATCTACGATTGGTATCTCGAAAACGCGCTGTTTT GTACAACTCGACCATATTCGCCATTACTTCGGCCAATTCCTACTGGGTATTTACTGCTCTAGAGGGCTTTCTGAAACAGGATGTTCAGAATAGCACTTCTGTCAATGAAGACACTGCCACTGACGTCTTGAACCGCCTGCGTGCCGAAGCGCAGAATGGAACCCTTCAGCGCCTTGATATATCGCAGTGTGTTAATGCATATGCGACAGACTTCCAAATTATCTATGGGAGCTTGATACTTGTGACGAATGATACAGATCAGTCGCAGTCAGTCGCGCAGCAAACCACCTTTTTGCCGCAAGAGAATATGAGAACTTCCGCTTCAGCCCCGTATCAGTGGATCTGCTCAGCACAAGCACAGGTAAAAGAACATACCTGTAGTCAACTTCTTTCGGACGTAAAGGACCAAGTGTCCAAGAACAGTTGGTACGTGGACCGTTACCGGGTCGGATACTGCCTTGCGGAGCGACCACCGCAACGTTGCAAGCTGGAATACAGCGTCCCATTAGCGATCATCGTGATTGTCTTCAACTTGGTCAAGGCCATCATAATTGGATATACAGCTGCAAGTGCCACGAAGAAGCCCATCCTGACGACAGGAGATGCGGTCGCTTCTTTCATGCAGAAACCCGACGAGTTTACACGGGGCCAATGCCTCCTCAGCAGAGAATCCGTGAAGACGCGCCCCTGCCGAACGAGCTACAAGTCATCGACATTCAATAGCACGCCAAAGCGATGGCACGCCGCTGTCTCAGTCAAGCGTTACCTCCTTGGACTTATCTC ATATACCGTCGCTATTATCATCTGCATCGGGCTTCTGATATTCGGAGTTCTGAGTATGAGGGACAAAACGAACACGTGGACAATGGGTCTCGGCGCCATCAAGACTCAGACCCTAATCACAGGGACCAGATGGGTGACATCGCTCATATCCAACGTGCTCGTCGCCAACACGCCCCAACTCCTCTTCTCGATGATCTATTTCACCTTCAACGCCATCTTCACCGCCATGACCCTTGCAGCGGAATGGAGCCGATACGCCAACCACCGCAAGGGCCTGCGTGTCTCCGGTCCCCCCGAAGTCGCCCAACCCAGCAGCtacttcctctccctcccctaCCGCTGCGCCGTCCCCGCGCTGACCTTCTCCGCCCTTCTCCACTGGCTCCTCTCGCAGAGCATCTTCGTGGTCGGCATTGAATCCTACACCGGAAACTTACAACGGGACCCCACGCGGGATTTTATTACATGTGGATACTCTCCCCCGGCTATCTTGAGTGCGATTCTTGTGGGCGTGGCGATGGTGGTCTGGCTGGTCGGATTCAGTTTCAGGCGCTTAGAGTCCGGGATGCCTGTCGCGGGAAGCTGTAGCCTGGCTATTGCGGCGGCCTGTCATCCCACGTTGAGGGTTAAGGGGGATGAGTAtgtggacgaagaagggaagTTAGGAGCGGAGCAGATGAAGGTGCAGTGGGGGGTTATCTATGTGGATGCGGATGGGGAGGGACATTGTAGTTTCTCGAGTGAGGAGGTGGGAGTACCGGAGGATGGAAAAATCTATCGGTGA
- a CDS encoding histidine phosphatase family protein (multiple inositol polyphosphate phosphatase) yields the protein MQDMVFALPLITASWVGVTAASSARATGTTQPNWFQTSPQSYQGPTATGSAPFLAVTNPAFSSHGTYIANEPLVTEQPISGAHGRNIFHHAGNLSPYFSSEEGFGVDEYPLPAGANITQMHMPHRHGSRYPSSSEGYPSWAEGIKNSTTAGNRFKAEILVPKGRQEMFDSGVLNYYNYGHLYNESLGHKLVARTTTQNRMLKSAENFLAGFFGLDWTDKANLLAMIENVGFNNSLIGTYSCPNAMTVMANTSIYEPMNQWINIYLKNRTTTLKELSGSYNWTATDSHNAQALCVYETISFGYSQFCQLFTYKEFEQFSYAYDLMFTAMVGFQNPAGRAQGIAWVEEFLARVEGHVLQTTGTNANMTLATNPVTFPMDQNLYLDFTHDSDIFATLTAFGFRQFAQFLPPTGPPKNQQFSTSKVVPFGGRTNIEIIRAPHKVSTKRSRNETQSVYVKDTKDTYYVHFLQNQRTLPLHASFPECEYRDDGWCELDTFMKVQRKSLQRSQFEYACFGNWSTPAYGDVTDGVPPRS from the exons ATGCAGGACATGGTTTTTGCACTCCCGCTGATTACCGCGTCCTGGGTGGGTGTTACTGCGGCTAGTTCAGCCAGAGCCACTGGCACAACACAACCGAATTGGTTCCAGACATCTCCTCAGAGTTACCAAG GTCCAACTGCCACCGGCTCTGCGCCTTTCCTCGCCGTAACAAATCCAGCATTCTCCAGCCATGGGACGTATATTGCCAATGAGCCTTTGGTGACAGAACAGCCTATTTCGGGAGCGCACGGGCGCAATATCTTCCACCATGCGGGCAATTTGAG TCCATATTTCTCCTCGGAAGAGGGCTTCGGGGTCGATGAATATCCCCTTCCGGCTGGGGCAAACATTACCCAAATGCATATGCCTCATCGACACGGTTCCCGatatccttcctcgtcggaaGGATATCCGTCATGGGCTGAAGGAATCAAGAACTCTACAACTGCCGGCAACCGCTTCAAGG CGGAAATCCTTGTTCCGAAGGGTCGCCAAGAGATGTTTGATAGCGGTGTCCTTAATTACTACAACTATGGGCATCTTTATAACGAAAGCCTTGGCCACAAGCTAGTGGCACGCACCACAACGCAGAATCGCATGCTGAAATCTGCAGAGAACTTCCTTGctggcttcttcggcctgGATTGGACTGATAAGGCCAACCTACTAGCAATGATTGAAAACGTGGGGTTCAATAACTCTCTTATCGGAACATATTCCTGCCCCAATGCTATGACCGTCATGGCTAACACATCGATCTACGAACCCATGAACCAATGGATCAACATATATCTCAAAAACCGCACTACAACGCTGAAAGAGCTTTCCGGATCCTATAACTGGACTGCTACTGATTCACATAATGCTCAGGCTCTCTGCGTATACGAGACGATCAGCTTTGGCTACAGCCAATTCTGCCAGCTCTTTACTTATAAAGAGTTTGAGCAATTCAGCTATGCGTATGATCTCATGTTCACCGCCATGGTTGGATTTCAGAATCCAGCCGGACGTGCCCAAGGAATCGCGTGGGTAGAGGAATTCCTCGCCCGAGTGGAAGGCCATGTCCTGCAGACAACCGGCACAAATGCCAACATGACTCTGGCTACGAACCCAGTTACGTTTCCGATGGATCAAAATCTCTACCTTGACTTCACACATGATTCCGATATCTTCGCGACTCTCACAGCATTCGGATTTAGACAATTTGCTCAGTTTTTGCCTCCAACAGGACCTCCCAAGAACCAGCAGTTTTCCACCAGCAAGGTTGTTCCTTTCGGTGGTCGAACGAACATTGAGATTATTCGGGCGCCTCATAAGGTATCAACGAAGCGATCTCGAAATGAAACCCAGAGTGTCTACGTGAAAGACACGAAGGACACATATTACGTTCATTTCCTTCAAAATCAGCGAACGCTCCCTCTTCATGCCAGCTTTCCTGAGTGTGAATATCGCGACGATGGATGGTGTGAGCTTGACACGTTCATGAAGgtacaaagaaaaagcctgCAGCGGTCTCAGTTTGAGTACGCGTGCTTTGGAAACTGGAGTACTCCGGCTTATGGGGATGTTACAGACGGAGTGCCTCCGCGTTCCTGA
- a CDS encoding uncharacterized protein (predicted protein), protein MGDSIYFYNPSLAASILFTILYTIPLLYHTYLSLIAPYTGLQKKVPYFIPIAIGAATEVAAYAIRAASVHQQDNIGLYATSSSLIVIAPVLVCASLYILIGRLIRSSAGGGRATPSSDTETKEPVQLFGRFSPSWIPRVFVTSDVVSFLTQAAGSGIASSNDWTGKEKDVGVGVLIAGLVLQLVTFGFFLVVVVWFDLSFASGEVEEGVRSVLRGIYIAGFFIMVRILFIFDTFVGLGVANCGYFVTGSVDLPGCGVLHGYGHLYLDS, encoded by the coding sequence ATGGGCGACTCAATCTACTTCTACAACCCATCCCTCGCCGCCTCAATCCTCTTCACAATCCTCTACACCATCCCCCTACTCTACCACACCTACCTATCCCTCATCGCCCCCTACACAGGTCTCCAGAAAAAAGTACCCTACTTCatccccatcgccatcggcGCCGCCACAGAAGTAGCCGCCTACGCCATCCGAGCCGCCAGCGTTCACCAACAAGACAACATCGGCCTCTACGCCACCTCCTCAAGTCTAATCGTAATAGCCCCTGTCCTCGTCTGCGCAAGCCTCTACATCCTGATCGGGCGATTGATCCGGTCGTCCGCCGGCGGCGGTCGTGCCACCCCCAGCTCTGACACCGAGACGAAGGAGCCCGTACAGCTGTTCGGGAGGTTCTCGCCGTCTTGGATCCCTAGGGTGTTCGTTACATCCGATGTTGTTAGTTTTCTGACGCAGGCAGCTGGGAGCGGGATTGCTTCTTCGAATGATTGGAcggggaaggagaaggatgTGGGTGTTGGGGTGCTTATTGCGGGTTTGGTGTTGCAGCTTGTTACTTTTGGGTTCTTTCTTGTTGTCGTGGTTTGGTTTGAtctgtcttttgcttctggggaggttgaggagggggTGAGGTCCGTTTTGAGGGGAATTTATATCGCGGGGTTTTTTATTATGGTTCGTATTTTGTTTATCTTTGATACTTTTGTTGGACTTGGGGTTGCTAATTGTGGTTATTTTGTGACAGGTTCGGTTGATTTACCGGGTTGTGGAGTTCTGCATGGGTATGGACACTTATACTTGGACTCATGA
- a CDS encoding uncharacterized protein (predicted protein), whose amino-acid sequence MSQFMFFPNMHWRNLVLNFPESDHHSLPPSSWRVTQKINESIISYTQKEAEETKELPLACAKFECETLEDSSNKAILIVYMEIPCEDTECAAEGTYETPLSVRVEFTAHYLLTLNGCRYSPGAIQYKEETQTSGDRHAFMPGGKIYYLVIGLFWNLSRGERDQIRLAFQDAYSLFWDKDSGKVYIQGPFKPLDLANMGIPRSGQLDPYGPKVLEIWGLAIAPKGTVDYDIPIDCLEQFGWIL is encoded by the exons ATGTCTCAGTTCATGTTCTTCCCCAACATGCATTGGCGCAACCTAGTCTTGAATTTCCCGGAGAGTGACCATCATTCTCTGCCTCCTTCCTCGTGGAGAGTGACTCAGAAGATTAACGAAAGCATTATTTCGTACACCcagaaagaagcagaggaaacaaaagaactCCCTCTCGCCTGCGCAAAATTCGAGTGTGAAACCCTCGAGGACTCCAGTAATAAAGCTATTCTTATAGTGTATATGGAGATCCCTTGCGAGGACACTGAATGTGCTGCGGAGGGGACATATGAAACCCCTCTCAGTGTGCGAGTAGAATTTACAGCCCACTATCTGTTGACTCTTAATGGCTGCAGGTATTCTCCGGGAGCTATCCAATACAAGGAGGAAACTCAGACCTCCGGGGATCGTCACGCCTTTATGCCGGGTGGTAAAATATACTACTTGGTTATTG GGCTTTTCTGGAACCTTTCAcgtggagaaagagatcaaatTCGTCTTGCATTTCAGGACGCATATTC GCTCTTTTGGGATAAAGACTCAGGAAAAGT TTACATTCAAGGCCCCTTTAAGCCTCTTGACCTAGCGAATATGGGAATACCGCGCTCTGGGCAGCTGGATCCTTACGGACCAAAGGTCCTGGAGATTTGGGGGCTAGCTATAGCTCCAAAAGGAACGGTTGATTACGATATCCCTATCGACTGCCTTGAACAGTTCGGTTGGATTCTTTGA
- a CDS encoding uncharacterized protein (cyclophilin-related peptidyl-prolyl cis-trans isomerase): protein MGDIHLRLFPSAAPKAVENFVTHARNGYYNNTIFHRVIRKFMIQGGDPLGDGTGGESIWGGEFEDEFSSLKHDKPYTLSMANAGPNTNGSQFFITTEKTPWLDNKHTVFGRAVQGLDVVHKIENTKTFKEKPEQDIKIVSITVS, encoded by the coding sequence ATGGGCGATATCCATCTCCGGCTCTTCCCGTCTGCCGCGCCCAAGGCCGTCGAGAACTTCGTCACCCATGCCCGCAATGGCTACTATAATAATACCATCTTCCACCGTGTGATCCGCAAGTTCATGATCCAGGGTGGAGACCCGTTGGGCGACGGGACAGGTGGTGAATCGATCTGGGGCGGGGAGTTCGAGGACGAATTCTCCAGTTTGAAACACGATAAACCGTATACTTTGTCCATGGCTAATGCTGGACCGAATACCAATGGGAGTCAGTTCTTTATTACGACGGAGAAGACGCCGTGGTTGGATAACAAGCATACTGTTTTCGGGCGAGCTGTGCAGGGATTAGATGTCGTGCATAAGATCGAGAACACGAAGACGTTCAAGGAGAAGCCCGAGCAGGACATCAAGATTGTGAGTATCACTGTATCTTGA